TCATATTATAGACGAAAAAAAACCTTTCCCTTGTAGAGGAAAGGTGGTTCGTTGTAAACCTTTCACCCTCTTATTTTTCAGGTTAGCACCTTCTCACCTATGGTGTCGGTTGCTGGGTTTCATTGGGCCTGTCCCTCCACCTACTCGGAATAAGAGTAGCCGTTCTCGCAATATAATATCGCAGTACGCGGGGGTTGTCAACGAAAGTACACTTATTAAATAGCTCTGTTAATGAATAAAGTTGTTTTTTTGTTTGGAAATTAAAGTTAAGCTTACATGTACTATGTGCAATAAATTGAAATGTAAACTACGAAATGAAGTTAAGGTCAACAACTGCGCCTATTTAATCGTAAACTAAGGTTTGATTCGTCACAAAAACGGAAATATAGTATACATTATTAAAATAAATATGTTATACTAATTCAGACGAATAGGATGTATAATGATTTAAACAATATTATGTTGTAAAGGATGGGTTTACATGAATACGGCACAATTTACTTCACTTACCGATGAACTTATAAGTAAATCTACAACTCAAAAGAATTTAGCAACTCCGACTTTAGTTGAAAAAGCAATCTCACGTGGCGAAGGTGTCCTTTCATCAACAGGTGCATTACAAGTTGAAACAGGAAAATACACAGGTCGTTCACCTAAAGATAAATATATCGTAATGGAACCTTCTGTGAAAGACAAGATTGACTGGGGATCGGTCAACCAGCCAATTGAAGAAGAGAAATTCAATAACTTATATAGAAAAGTACTTAAATACTTAGATGAAAAAGAAGAAACTTTCGTATTTGAAGGTTTCGCTGGTGCGGACAAAGCTTATCAATTACCACTTCAAGTCATTAATGAATATGCTTGGCACAATCTTTTTGCTCGTCAGCTTTTCATCCGCCCAAATGAAAGCGATTTAAATGGCTTTACACCGCAATTTCAAGTTATTTCTGCACCAGGATTTCTTGCAGATCCTGAAGTAGATGGAACGAATTCTGAAACGTTTATTATTATCTCATTTGAAAAACGGATCGTACTCATCGGTGGTACTGAATATGCTGGAGAAATTAAGAAATCCATCTTTTCTGTCATGAACTACATCCTGCCAGAACAAGATATCCTTTCTATGCACTGTTCAGCAAATGTAGGGCAAGAAGGCGATGTTGCTTTGTTTTTCGGACTAAGTGGTACTGGGAAGACGACACTATCCGCTGACCCTAATCGCCGACTTATTGGTGATGATGAACACGGTTGGGCAAATAACGGTGTCTTTAATATTGAAGGTGGATGCTACGCAAAATGTATCAACCTTTCTGCAGAAAAAGAACCACAAATCTGGAATGCTATTAAATTCGGAACTGTTCTTGAGAACGTCGTATCCGATAAAGAAACGCGCGAAGTTGATTATGACAACACGACATTGACTGAAAATACGCGTGCGGCATATCCGATTGATGCCATTCCGAATGTCATCACGCCAAGTGTTGCAGGAAACCCGAACACGATCATCTTCTTGACTGCTGATGCATTCGGCGTATTGCCTCCAATCAGTAAGCTAACTAAAGAACAAGCCATGTATCACTTCCTATCTGGCTACACAAGTAAACTTGCTGGAACAGAGCGTGGCGTAACATCACCACAAGCGACGTTCTCTACTTGCTTCGGTTCTCCATTTTTACCTTTGCATGCTGAACGTTACGCTAAAATGCTTGGTGAGAAAATAGAACAACACGATGTGGACGTTTATCTCGTAAACACTGGCTGGTCTGGTGGAGAGTATGGCGTAGGTAAGCGAATGAACCTTCCATATACACGTGCAATGGTTCAAGCTGCACTTGAAGGAGAATTACGCTCAACTGAGACAGTAAAGGATCCGATCTTCGGACTAAACATACCAACTCAGTGCCCAGGCGTACCTGGTGAAGTTTTACAACCTAAGAAAACTTGGGCAGACCAAGAGGCTTACGATGCAAAAGCGAAGGAACTTGCATTGAAGTTCAAAGAAAACTTCAACAAATTCGAAAATGTAAGCAGTGACATTAAAAACGCAGGACCAACTGTATAACATAAGCAAAAAGGGGTGACCATAATGGTCGCTCCTTTTTTAATTGTATTCCGTACATGAGGGGGCATGTGATTTGTCTAGCTCCTTCGACCTCTACTCCTTCTGATTTTTCATCCAATCGCAAAGATCGTGAGTGACTTGTCGCTTTTTCTCTGGATTGAAGTGATGATCGTCTTGTATGTACCACGTTTCGTATGATCGATCGTTCGACTTCAACTCCTCTTCAAGCAAATACGCATGCTTAATCGATACATTTTCATCGTAAACACCATGAATAATTAAGACTGGCGCCTTAAATTTCGACACTTCTGTTAGTGGTGTACGCCATTCATACCGTTCAGGATATTTATAGACAGATCCTCCAACGACACGCTTCATCATCTTACGTAAGCTATGTCGTTCTTCATACGTAAGCTTCATATCGGTTACCCCTCCCCATACGACAACAGATTGAATCATATGAGGAAATTGAGCTGCCGTAAACAAAGCCATCGGTCCTCCTCTTGAAAAGCCAAAGACATGTAGATCTCCCGAGTCCGTACAAGACAAACTCTCTAGTACTTGGAGGGCTGAAAAGGCATCATTACGATCTTCACCACAGAAGTCCTCAAACCCCTCTCCGCCTTCATTTCCTCGATAGTGCGGAGCAAAGACGACAAAACCTCTTGAAGCAAACTGGATCACTCTAGAAATTCTTACCTTCCCTACTTGTTTAATACCACCTCTCAAATACAACAGTCCTGGTAACTCATCTTCATGATCGGGAACTGCTAACAGTCCTTTTACGAGAAGACCATCACTTCGATAGGAAACCACAAACAGTTTTATGTGAGGATGTGGAGATGGAAAGCGTTGCATATGTTCAATTTGGTTGGATTCATACATAGTTACACCTCTCGTCAAAAATTAGGCGAACACACATTTTTGAGTCCGCTCATACACTATTTCGACTATAGTTTTGTGGAGGGAAATTTATGTTTAATAAGATAAGACGGCATATTGTAGGAGCTGTTACTATATTGCTAGCTGTGACGATCATCGCAGCAGGATGCTCCAATAATTCTTCCAATGATAAAGTAAGAGTTGCAGAGGTTACACGATCCATTTTCTATGCACCTCAATACGTTGCCATTGAAAAAGGTTTTTTTGAAGAAGAAGGGATTGAGATTGACCTTACGACAACTTGGGGCGGAGACAAAACCATGACCACCTTGTTATCAAATGGAGCTGATATTGCACTTGTCGGTTCTGAGACAACAATTTATGTATACGCTCAAGGAACGAACGATCCAGTCATCAACTTTGCTCAATTAACACAAACCGATGGCACCTTCCTTGTCGCACGAGAAAAGCCGGAGACTTTCGCATGGGACCAATTGAAAGGTAGCACTTTCCTAGGTCAGCGAAAAGGCGGAATGCCACAAATGGCAGGTGAATTCGGTCTAAGAAAACATGGTATTGATCCTCATAAAGATCTCAATCTTATTCAAAATATAGAGTTCGCTAATATCGCCAATTCATTCGCTTCAGGCACAGGAGACTATGTACAATTGTTTGAACCAACTGCAAGCTTGTTTGAACAAGAAGGAATCGGACACATCGTTGCTTCATTTGGTAAAGAATCAGGAAAAATTCCTTATACTACTTTCATGACAAAGCAAAGCTATCTGAACGAAAATGAAGATGTCATTGAACGATTCACACGTGGACTATACAAAGCTCAGCAATGGGTCGATAGCCACTCTGCAAAAGAAATAGCTGAAGTAATCGCTCCTTACTTTGATGATACGCCAATCGATTTAATTGAAACAGTAACTCAACGATACAAAGAACAGCACAGTTATGCAACGAATCCGATCCTGGATATAGAAGAATGGAATAACCTTCAAACCATTATGGATGAAGCAGGAGAACTGCCTAAACAAGTTGACCATGACATTCTAGTCAACACTGAAATCGCTGAAAAAGTTGCCCAGTAAGAGGAGGAGATCCAGTTGTCTTTCTTAACAATCGATCGACTCACTCATGCTTACTTCTCCCCAACATCTATCACAAACGCACTTGAAGATATTACACTTGAGGTTGAAGAGGGAGAGTTCGTTTCCCTCCTCGGACCAAGTGGCTGCGGGAAAACTACATTATTATCATTAATAGCAGGTTTACTAAAACCAACAGTAGGTTCTATTAAAGTGAATAATGAATATGTGCAAAACGCTCAACATCAAATAGGATATATGTTTCAGCAAGATTACCTTTTTCCTTGGCGTACGATTGAAGAAAACATTTTGCTTGGGTTGAAGATACAACATAAATTAGATGACATGAGCACGACATTCACGCTCGATTTACTTGATCAGTTAAACCTAAGTCATACGCGTTCTAAATATCCTCGTGAGCTTTCTGGGGGGATGAGACAGCGCATTGCTCTCGTGAGAACACTAGCGACACAACCTGTTCTTCTTTTGCTAGATGAACCTTTCTCAGCATTAGATTATCAGACGAAACTTAAGCTTGAAAATCTAGTATTCAAAACATTGAAAGAACATCACAAAACTGCGGTGCTCGTTACGCATGACATTGGGGAATCTATTGCAATGTCTGACCGTGTAGTCGTCCTATCTGCCAATCCAGGTAAAATAAAATCAATCCACACAGTCCCAGAACATTTACGAAAAATAGAACCCTTACACGTTCGAAATCATCCA
This Pseudalkalibacillus berkeleyi DNA region includes the following protein-coding sequences:
- the pckA gene encoding phosphoenolpyruvate carboxykinase (ATP); its protein translation is MNTAQFTSLTDELISKSTTQKNLATPTLVEKAISRGEGVLSSTGALQVETGKYTGRSPKDKYIVMEPSVKDKIDWGSVNQPIEEEKFNNLYRKVLKYLDEKEETFVFEGFAGADKAYQLPLQVINEYAWHNLFARQLFIRPNESDLNGFTPQFQVISAPGFLADPEVDGTNSETFIIISFEKRIVLIGGTEYAGEIKKSIFSVMNYILPEQDILSMHCSANVGQEGDVALFFGLSGTGKTTLSADPNRRLIGDDEHGWANNGVFNIEGGCYAKCINLSAEKEPQIWNAIKFGTVLENVVSDKETREVDYDNTTLTENTRAAYPIDAIPNVITPSVAGNPNTIIFLTADAFGVLPPISKLTKEQAMYHFLSGYTSKLAGTERGVTSPQATFSTCFGSPFLPLHAERYAKMLGEKIEQHDVDVYLVNTGWSGGEYGVGKRMNLPYTRAMVQAALEGELRSTETVKDPIFGLNIPTQCPGVPGEVLQPKKTWADQEAYDAKAKELALKFKENFNKFENVSSDIKNAGPTV
- a CDS encoding alpha/beta hydrolase family protein produces the protein MYESNQIEHMQRFPSPHPHIKLFVVSYRSDGLLVKGLLAVPDHEDELPGLLYLRGGIKQVGKVRISRVIQFASRGFVVFAPHYRGNEGGEGFEDFCGEDRNDAFSALQVLESLSCTDSGDLHVFGFSRGGPMALFTAAQFPHMIQSVVVWGGVTDMKLTYEERHSLRKMMKRVVGGSVYKYPERYEWRTPLTEVSKFKAPVLIIHGVYDENVSIKHAYLLEEELKSNDRSYETWYIQDDHHFNPEKKRQVTHDLCDWMKNQKE
- a CDS encoding ABC transporter substrate-binding protein — translated: MFNKIRRHIVGAVTILLAVTIIAAGCSNNSSNDKVRVAEVTRSIFYAPQYVAIEKGFFEEEGIEIDLTTTWGGDKTMTTLLSNGADIALVGSETTIYVYAQGTNDPVINFAQLTQTDGTFLVAREKPETFAWDQLKGSTFLGQRKGGMPQMAGEFGLRKHGIDPHKDLNLIQNIEFANIANSFASGTGDYVQLFEPTASLFEQEGIGHIVASFGKESGKIPYTTFMTKQSYLNENEDVIERFTRGLYKAQQWVDSHSAKEIAEVIAPYFDDTPIDLIETVTQRYKEQHSYATNPILDIEEWNNLQTIMDEAGELPKQVDHDILVNTEIAEKVAQ
- a CDS encoding ABC transporter ATP-binding protein → MSFLTIDRLTHAYFSPTSITNALEDITLEVEEGEFVSLLGPSGCGKTTLLSLIAGLLKPTVGSIKVNNEYVQNAQHQIGYMFQQDYLFPWRTIEENILLGLKIQHKLDDMSTTFTLDLLDQLNLSHTRSKYPRELSGGMRQRIALVRTLATQPVLLLLDEPFSALDYQTKLKLENLVFKTLKEHHKTAVLVTHDIGESIAMSDRVVVLSANPGKIKSIHTVPEHLRKIEPLHVRNHPDFKHIFQTIWEELNELDHEN